The Dehalococcoidales bacterium genome segment GTTATCGGTAGTGGCATTGCCGGGCTGCTCCACGTTCTCCTGGCCCGCGCCCTCGGAGCAAGCCACATAGTCGCCACTGACATTGACGAGTATCGATTGGAAGCAGCCAGGAGATTCGGGGCAGACATCGCCCTGCAGGCATGCGAATATCGGCCGGAGCGTTTCCGCGAGGTGAATTCGGGAAGGTTGGCCGACCTGGTGATAGTCTGCACCGGTGTGATATCCGCTATCAACCAGGGCCTGGAATCCGTGGAACGCGGCGGGACGATACTGCTGTTCGCACCAACCGACCCGGGCGTTACCATCCCGGTGTCTATCAACGACTTCTTTTTCCGCAATGACAGAACTATTGCCACGACCTACGCGGGCAGCCCGGCCGACCACCAGACGGCGCTGGACCTGATTGCCGCCGGCACTGTCCGGGTAGACCCTATGATTACCCAACGCCTGGGTCTGGCGGAGACGCAGGAAGGCTTCCGGCTTGTCGCCGAGGCGACGGAGTCCATCAAGGTCATCATCGAGCCACAGCGGTAGCTGCCGTAATCCCTGTTACTATCTCGGTGCCGGCCTGGGGAAGGTGTTTATCCGCCCACCGTCGACAACCAGGGTATGCCCGCTGATGTAGCTGGCGGCGTCGGAAGCCAGGAAAAGGGCCGCAGCAGCAAGCTCTTCCACCTCGGTGAGCCTTCCCAGGGGCAACTGCGTCATAAATCCCTTGAAGAGCTCTACGTTGGTGTTCTCGGTCTTGACCACGGTAGGAGCCAGACCATTGACCCGGATGTTGTACTCCGCCAGCTCCGCGGCCAGCAGCTTGACCATCATTTCGTCAGCAGCCTTTATGATGCTGTAAGCGCCCTGTCGACCCGTGGGCCGGATGCCTGCGGTGGAGACCATGTTGATAATGCTGCCTTTGTTCTTTTCTATCATCACCCTGGCTGCCGCCTGGGCACAGAGGAAGTACCCTTTGACGCCAATGTTGATAGTGGTGTCCCAGTCTTCTTCGGCAAGCTCGACCAGGGGGCCCCGGGCGTAGACCACCGCGTTGTTGACCAGGATATCTATCGTCCCGAACTCCTGAACAACACGGTCGACAAGGGCATCAACCTCACTCTTCACGCCGACATTCGTTTTCACCGCCAGGGAACGCCGCCCCAGCGCCCTTATCTCTTCGGCCACCTTCTCCAGGTCGGGCAGGGTACGACCACATACCACCACATCGGCACCAGCCTCGGCAAAGGTCAGTGCAATCGTCCTGCCGATCCCCCTCTTTGCGCCGGTTATCAGGGCTACTCTACCAGTCAGAGAAAAGTCCGGAAGTGTCATTTTCCCACTCCTTTTACATTGCTAGTCCTCAGTTACAGAAATACCAGGTAGTATGTTCCGCAGGGTAAGACCCTTCGTTACACTCAGGGTGACACACTATTGTCATGTCATTCTGAGTTTCCCTGCTGGCTTTGCCAACAGGCCGAAGCCGAAGAATCTATAAAATTTAAGCGGATTTGTGCGACCAGGTACTAG includes the following:
- a CDS encoding zinc-binding dehydrogenase: VIGSGIAGLLHVLLARALGASHIVATDIDEYRLEAARRFGADIALQACEYRPERFREVNSGRLADLVIVCTGVISAINQGLESVERGGTILLFAPTDPGVTIPVSINDFFFRNDRTIATTYAGSPADHQTALDLIAAGTVRVDPMITQRLGLAETQEGFRLVAEATESIKVIIEPQR
- a CDS encoding glucose 1-dehydrogenase codes for the protein MTLPDFSLTGRVALITGAKRGIGRTIALTFAEAGADVVVCGRTLPDLEKVAEEIRALGRRSLAVKTNVGVKSEVDALVDRVVQEFGTIDILVNNAVVYARGPLVELAEEDWDTTINIGVKGYFLCAQAAARVMIEKNKGSIINMVSTAGIRPTGRQGAYSIIKAADEMMVKLLAAELAEYNIRVNGLAPTVVKTENTNVELFKGFMTQLPLGRLTEVEELAAAALFLASDAASYISGHTLVVDGGRINTFPRPAPR